In Methanobacterium sp., the sequence AGAAAATAAGAAAGGTAATTAAAACAATAATAAAAGTGGTGATAGAAATGGCAAAATTCATTACCATAACTCCTGAAAGTGCCCGTGATTTAATGGAAAAAGAACCAGAGATTACCATACTGGACATCCGACCTCATGAGGATTTTAAAAAAGAACACATTCCCGGGGCAGTGAACCTGGATTACGATGGCCATCAGTTCCAGAGTAAAGTGGAAAAACTGGATAAAGATAAGAACTATCTGATCTACTGTAAGAGCGGTGTCAGGGGAGGGTATTTCATGGATAAAATGAGAGAATCTGGTTTTAAGGGAGCTTTTAATATTTTAGGTGGCTTTGTGGCCTGGAAGATTAGTAAATTACCCCTAACAAGTGATTAGGAGATATGAAAAATGTCTTCAAGAAAGGTTGTAAAGATTGTTGAACCAATCTATGTGATTGAAGGGGCGGGTGTTCGCCTTAGAAGAACCATTGCCACAGATTATCTGGATCCATTCCTACTATTCGATCATTTTGGCTCGGATGATCCCCTGGATTATCTGGCTGGCTTTCCAATGCACCCTCATCGGGGTATTGAAACTGTTACTTACATGTTAAGTGGTAATGTGAATCATAAGGATAGCATAGGTAACTCTGGGACAATTGGGGCACGTGATGTGCAGTGGATGACCTCCGGTAGCGGTATACTCCATGAAGAAATGCCTCAGGAGCCAGAAGAGGGTAAACTGGAAGGCTTTCAATTATGGGTAAATCTCCCAGCTAAATTGAAAATGACAGGTCCACGTTATCAGGAAGTAAAAGCATCCCAGATACCTGAAATAGCCCTATCTGAAGGTGTGCAGGTCAAAGTTATCGCCGGTGAGGTAAATGGGGTTAAAGGACCCGTAACTGAAATCTTTGCAGACCCAGAATACTTGGATGTTTCTCTCGAAGAGGGAAGTTCTTTTGAGCATAATCTCCCAGGGGGGCACACGGTTTTTGCATACGTGTTTGAGGGTGAAGGTGTCTTTGATGAAGAAGAAACACAGGTATCTGCCACTCATTTAGTGATTTTTAGTGAAGGGGAGTCAGTTAAAATTCACACCGAAAATAAACCAGTTAGATTCCTTTTAATATCAGGTAAGCCATTAAATGAGCCCATAGCTCGTTATGGTCCATTTGTAATGAACACGCCTGAAGAAATTGAGGAGGCTTTAAGAGATCTTCAAAAAGGAACATTTGTCAAATGACCTCCATTAATATCCTAAACATCAATTTCCCTAACAGTGTAACCTACCTAATCAACGATGGCCATGCCATGTTAGTTTGAATATTGTTTTATTATAAGTCAAAAGTAGAAATATATCCAAAATTTTACTATCACTATATAGAGCGACCTATCAGAAAGAACGATTTTTTCTCATATTCTTTATTTTGCTTAAATTAGGCACATAATTACTTATTTTTTAATAATTTGCTTAGAAAATTCTCGGATAAAAAAACAAATGGTTAAAAATAAAAATTAAAAAACTATTCCAATCTTTAGGGATTCCAATCTTTAGGGTTGGATTAATTCTATTTCCACACCATCTGGTCCCTCTAAAAATGCAATTTTAGGACCTCCAGGTGCACCAAGAGGGCCACGGGTTAATTTAACTCCTTTGGATTTTAATGAACTGATCTCATCATCCATATTTTCTACTTCAATACCCACCATGTAGAGTCCCTGTTTACCTTCTTCACCTTCCACCAGTTCAATGGTGGCTTCTCCTTCCCCTTTAAAGAAAGCGATGGTCAGGCCCTCTACTGGACTGAAACGTCTTACTTCATCCAGTCCCAGAATATCTGTATAAAACTTGGCAGATTCCTCCAGATTTTCCACGGCTACTACACTGTTTTTAATTTTCACTACAAATTCCCCCAATTTTTAACTTTAATTGTCGATTTTTTTTATCTTTCAAGTATTATTTCTTAGTTTTCTTATATTTTCATTTTTTCACTGGAATTCCCCGGTATAATCACAAATGAAAAGAAAATATAATTCCACTGCATCGAGATAAATTTATTGGGTTATTGGATATTTTGTAGTAAGTAAACATTAGGCTAAATCAACAGCTAATATTACTTCTAGGCTAGTATGACTGTAATAATGATAAACCCTTAATTTTGGATCAAATTTAGATTTATCCATTAATATCCCTACGGTTGTAACCCACAATCCCTATTAATATAAGCAAGGCCGCCACCATCAGGACTAAAAAGAGAGACCATCCCAGTGTATCACCTACCAGTAATTTAGGCACATTGGTGTAGGGGGATAAATTTTTTATCAAGGGGGTTAGGTCGTAAAATCCACTTAATAAATCAATCACCACGATCAAACCCAGGACTGCCCAGCTCAATGAAGTAAATCGAGGTAACCATCCAAATAATGCCATTGAGATCCCGCAAAATATCCATACGGCGGGTAAATAAGCCATTATGGCTGTTAATATCCGTGGTAGATCTGTGGATAAATTTCCAGTATTTAAACCGTAACTCAATCCGAAAACCAGGCCAAAGATTATCATGATTGTCGCTGAGCCTAATACTGCAAATATAAGGTTACTAACCGCCCAATCGTTTCGACTGACTGAACTGGTAAGTATGAATTCAGAATATTTCTTGGACTCCTGGGTTCGTAGTTTAAGGGTGGCTAGAATAGCGTAAACTGCGAATATTTCTCCTAAAGATGCTAACACGAACGTGAAGTAACTATCAGCAGGCCCAGCATTACCTCCTAATTGGGAAATAAGGCTCATAAATTGGGGGTTTGCATTTATCATGTCATTGATTGTCTGGGCTGTGTATCCGAACATAGCTCCAAATAAAGCAAATATCAATATCCAGAAGAGCAGCATGCCACGGTGAAGCCTCCAAGCCAGTGCCAGTGAGTTTTTTAGGCGAAGAGATCCATGTGCAGGGCCTGGACGTTGGCTTATTATTCCTGCACCCAAGTCACGTTTGGAGGATAACCAGTAGGCTGTAACTGTCAATCCAGTGATGAAGATAAGGAATATTCCAAATACCCATAGCTCATTACCAGCAAAGGAACGGATTTGATGAACCCAGCCAATTGGGGATAACCAGGAAATCCAGGCAGCATTTCCATTGTCCCATCCCAGAATTCGCAGCACAAAGAAACCCAATAAAATAGCAACAGTTATGTATCGGGCATCACCAGAACTTTCAGTAAACTGAACCGCCACTCCGCTAATGGCAGCTATCAAACAACCAAAGACTCCCATGGACAGACCAAGTACCAATGAACTTTCTGGAGGAAGACCTAATCCAATAAGGCCTGCTGCAATAGCAAAAGAAATAAAAATACTTAATCCATAAGTGACAATGAAAGCTGCTGTCAGCGCTGCTTGTCTGCCTACTCTGGTGGAATTTAAAATCTCTAAACGTCCTTTTCTCTCTTCACTACGGGTGTGCCGGATGATGAGAAATATGCTAATAAGTCCCAGCACGATTGTCCCGGGAATTCCAGTTCTCCATGCGGTAAGTCCCCCAATGGAAGGGTCCTGTACCGAGCCCAAGAGTGCTACAATGGTGGGGTTATTTTGCATTTGTAGAAAAAATGCCTGACGAATTGTTTCATCAGGATACAATTCCAAAAAGCTGGCTGCAATGCCCACCACCAGGATAACCATGAAAATTACAAAAATAGGCAATATCATTAGGTCCCGACGCAATATCAGCTTGGTCATTGCTGAAGTACCGGCAAAGTCATCCGTATTAACCATGGGATCATTCCTGGATGAGTTCTTCTTCCAATGGAGTGTATTGATCACCGTAATATCGTATGAATAATTCTTCAAGGGTGGGAGGGGTGCTTAAGAGTGAAGTAATTCCAAATTGGGTTAAATGTTTTAGTATAGCGTCTATTTTTTCCGCGTCAACACTAAAATGGGCATTATTTCCTTCAATACTTAGATTGTGCACTCCAACCATATCCTCCATTCCAGTAATGGGTTTAAGAGTGTCCACGGTTATGGAAGTACGGGTGAGATGTCTTAATTCTTGGAATGTGCCGGTTTCTATTATTTTCCCTTCTCTTATAATACTGACCCGATCACAAAGAGCCTCTACTTCGGCCAGGATATGGCTGGACAGAAAAACTGTTTTACCAGCTTTTTTCAGTTCCTTGACGCATTTTCGGAACACACCCTCCATTAAAGGATCCAGGCCAACTGTGGGTTCATCAAAAATGTAGAGATCCACATCAGAAACTAATGCGGCAATCAAAGCAACTTTCTGCCGATTACCTGTTGAATAAGCTCCACATTTCTTGGTAGGATCTAATTTAAAACGTTTTATAAGTTTCGCTCTACGTTCAGGGGTGAAACCGCCCCTCAGTCTACCAACTAGATCAATAACTTCGCCTCCGGTGAGATTCGGCCATAAATTCACTTCACCTGGGACGTAGGCCAAATCACGGTGGAGGGTCACGGCATCATGCCATGGGTCTTTTCCCATGAGCCGAACTTCTCCACCATTTTTTCGAAGCAAACCAAGTAAAATACGTAAAGTGGTGGATTTACCTGCCCCATTGGGTCCGATGAAGCCGTAGACTTCTCCCTCGTCAACAGTAAGATCCACCTTATTCAGGGCTTTAACCTTCCCATAATATTTGGTTAAGTTTTCTATTTCAATTACAGCCAATAAAACCACCCGCCTCTAATAATTATCAGAATTTTCTTGTGAATCTAAATAGTAGCCTTATCATATTAATTATGTTAAATGAAATATTTAAGTCTTGGAAAATAATTTATCTTGATTAAGAACGGCCAGGAACTTTCCAGTGGGAGCACAGTTCTTTTTAATGAGGTTTCTCCTGATCATGTGGATTTACTCCTGATTGGCTAATTTTAAGGCTG encodes:
- a CDS encoding rhodanese-like domain-containing protein, producing MAKFITITPESARDLMEKEPEITILDIRPHEDFKKEHIPGAVNLDYDGHQFQSKVEKLDKDKNYLIYCKSGVRGGYFMDKMRESGFKGAFNILGGFVAWKISKLPLTSD
- a CDS encoding pirin family protein, which translates into the protein MSSRKVVKIVEPIYVIEGAGVRLRRTIATDYLDPFLLFDHFGSDDPLDYLAGFPMHPHRGIETVTYMLSGNVNHKDSIGNSGTIGARDVQWMTSGSGILHEEMPQEPEEGKLEGFQLWVNLPAKLKMTGPRYQEVKASQIPEIALSEGVQVKVIAGEVNGVKGPVTEIFADPEYLDVSLEEGSSFEHNLPGGHTVFAYVFEGEGVFDEEETQVSATHLVIFSEGESVKIHTENKPVRFLLISGKPLNEPIARYGPFVMNTPEEIEEALRDLQKGTFVK
- a CDS encoding VOC family protein, which encodes MKIKNSVVAVENLEESAKFYTDILGLDEVRRFSPVEGLTIAFFKGEGEATIELVEGEEGKQGLYMVGIEVENMDDEISSLKSKGVKLTRGPLGAPGGPKIAFLEGPDGVEIELIQP
- a CDS encoding ATP-binding cassette domain-containing protein, which codes for MVLLAVIEIENLTKYYGKVKALNKVDLTVDEGEVYGFIGPNGAGKSTTLRILLGLLRKNGGEVRLMGKDPWHDAVTLHRDLAYVPGEVNLWPNLTGGEVIDLVGRLRGGFTPERRAKLIKRFKLDPTKKCGAYSTGNRQKVALIAALVSDVDLYIFDEPTVGLDPLMEGVFRKCVKELKKAGKTVFLSSHILAEVEALCDRVSIIREGKIIETGTFQELRHLTRTSITVDTLKPITGMEDMVGVHNLSIEGNNAHFSVDAEKIDAILKHLTQFGITSLLSTPPTLEELFIRYYGDQYTPLEEELIQE